TGCCTAATATTTTACGGGATGATTTATCTATAATCTTAAAAGCACCTTTACTTTCTATCGCCCCGTCAAAAAAGATCTTAAAAACATGTTCTTTCCAACGGTCTTTATTGGGATGCTGTTCCCATATCTTAGGATCGGATGCTACCTTGTACAATGCTTTAAAATCTGCTTTAGCCAAAGGTAAAACTACCAAACTATCATTCGTCAAAATGGGTTGTATATCAATCTCCATATATATTCTTTATCAAATGGCTAATTAGAGCAATATAAAAAGGTCCTGTAAGCTTTAAAAGTCACAAACCTTTTCACAACAATAGTGCACTTGAAAATATAAGGATAAGTGACACTTGAGTTTGTGATTAATGCAATCAATCTCACCGTTTTTATCAGCAATATATATATTATAAAAACCAGATTCATTGTATTCATATTTAATACGTTAATGAGCTACAAAATCTGGAGAAATTCTATTCTCTCCAATCTATTTGGTAATAGATTTGCTGGCTCTTAACCGATAGTCAATTGTAATTGTACAACATAGAACTGACACTGTAATAATGTAAAACAAGTATTTGTCCAATTTATCTCTTTTAAAAGTATAATTCGGGTGTTAACTTATTAAAATCAAATAATAAACACATTCCAAAATACAACGAGACCAAACTAAAATCAATAACCATGAAAAATGAAAGTTATACCACAACTATTGTTGTGGACAAAGATGCAAAAACAGTATTTAATGCCGTAAAAAATCTGAAAGCCTGGTGGAGTGAAGATATAGAAGGTGATACAGATGTGCTTAATGAAACCTTTTTTTACCATTATAAAGATGTTCATTTAAGTAAGATTAAACTCATCGAAATAATCCCTGACAAAAGATTGGTTTATCATGTTATCGATAACCAATTCAATTTCACTAAAGATAAATCCGAATGGACGAATACAAAGCTGGTCTTTGATTTATCCGAAGATGCAGCTAAAACAAAAGTAATATTTACTCACGAAGGCTTGGTTCCTCTATGCGAATGTTATAACATATGTAACGATGCCTGGACCAATTATATTAAAAACAGTCTTTACAAACTGATTGTTATAGGAAAAGGCGAACCAAATCCTAAAGATAAAGATGGCTTTAATGCTGAAATTGTAAAAAAATGGAAATTAAGTGCAATTGCTTAGAGGTAATATAACACATAAGATTTAGGTTTTTTAAGGTAGGGTTACAGCGTATTTGTAAAACTTATTACATTCTGTTATGTTAATCTATCAGTTAAAAACCCCGGATACTCCAGACTATTATGATCAGAGTTACAAAAGAAGGTGTGATACTAAGAAAAACGGATTTTGACTTCGAGAATGAATCAGTTTTGAACCCTGCGATCATACGTGAAGGCGATTCCCTTTATTTATTCTATAGAGCGGTTAGAAAAGGAAACTATTCCAGTATAGGTTTCTGCAAACTGGACGGACCTTTAACAGTTAAAGAGCGTTTCGATATACCTATTATGATTCCCGAGTTTGAATACGAATCACATGGAATTGAAGATCCCCGTATCGTTAAAATTGATGATCTATATTACATGACTTATGTAGCCTATAATGGTACAAATGCTTTAGGCGCCTTGGCTATATCAAAAGATTTAAAGCATTTCGAGAAACAAGGATTAATAGTTCCGGAAATTAGAATTAATGAATTTACTGCTATTGTCCAGCCAATGGATAAGGTAACCAATAAATACTTTACCATGAATGTCGGGAGCGGTTTCCTGATGAATAAAGATGTGGTTTTCTTTCCCCGGCGAATTAATAACAAATTGTATTTTATGCATCGTATAAAACCAGAGATACAACTTGTTTCGGTAAACAGCTTACAAGAGCTTACAAAAGAGTTTTGGGAAAATTACTTTAACCACTTCGATGAAAATATCATGCTTAAACCAAGATATAGCCAAGAGCTAAGTTATATTGGTGCCGGCTGCCCGCCAATAGAAACTAACGAAGGCTGGCTGCTAATTTATCATGGTGTTTACGGAATATCAGGTAAATATACTTATTCCGTTCGCGTCGCTTTATTGGATTTGGAGGATCCCCGAAAAGTAATTGCCCATTTACCTTACCAATTGTTTAAACCTGCGAATGACTATGAATTATCAGGAATAGTAAATAAAGTATGTTTCCCCACAGGAACAGCATTGTTTGGCGACACATTATATATTTACTATGGAGCAGCAGACCAATGCATTGCCTGTGCATCTCTGAGCCTTTCTTCTTTATTAGGAGAATTAGTAAATGTTAAAATACAAAACAAGAAAGCCTGCAGTATAAAAATAAAATCAATACAGCATCTGACTCATAATGTATTGAAAATCGTCACAGAGAAGCCTCCGGCTTTTGATTTTTATCCAGGACAGGCTGCAGAGATTTCTATAAATAAAAATGGTTGGGAAAATGAACTAAGACCTTTCACCTTCACTTCTCTTCCGAATGAAAACCATTTAGAGTTTACAATCAAAACCTATCCTTCACATAAGGGTGTAACCAAACAACTTTTAAAGCTGGTTGAAAATGATGAATTTATACTACATGAAGTTTTTGGCACAATTACTTATAAAGGAGAAGGTGTATTTATAGCAGGAGGTGCAGGTGTAACACCTTTTATTTGCATCTTTAGATATCTGAAATCGATAAATAAAATAGGAAATAATGTGTTGATTTTTGCAAATCGAACTAAGGCTGACATCATACTTCAACAAGAACTAAAAAATTTATTAGGCAAGAATTTCATCAATATTTTATCACAGGATAAAGTGTTAGGATATGCCCAGGGGCGCATTACAAAACAGTTTCTCAAAGCTAATGTTAGCGACTTTAGCAAAAAATTTTATTTATGCGGCCCGGAATCAATGATCGATAACGTAGAAAAACAGTTATACGATTTAGGCGTGAACGAAAAATCCATTGTTAAAGAAGAGTTTTAAATATCCTAAAAAGATCTTCAAGATCTTAAATCCAACAAGAAATCTATTACATGTTTTTGAATTGATATTATATAAATCCATGAAGTAGAAATGGATCCAATAGGGTACCTATGATAGAAAACAAAAAATCCCAACCTAAAAGCTGGGACTTTTCCGCGGAGAAAGAGGGATTCGAACCCCCGGACCTGTTACAGTCAACGGTTTTCAAGACCGCCGCATTCGACCGCTCTGCCATTTCTCCGGGGGCAAAAGTACAAAGTTTGGATTAATCTCCAAAACATTTTTCATTTTTGGACCTAACTAACTTGTTTACAAACAATTTAATTTGTCGAGGTGATAAAAGCACTAGTAAAATTGATAAAATATGCCTCTTCTATTAAAGAAAACAATTATTATAATAAAAGCCAATTTAAAAAACTGATATCTGGGTTAAAGATAAACATCAGCTTACCTGCTCATCAATAATCTCTTTCAGTTTATCCTCCAGATCATCGCAAAAAGCAGGATGAACTCCGGAAGTTTGTATAATCGTACTACGTTTCGCTGTAAGCCATCTAAACCTCGACGGGGCATCCAACTCTCCTATCGGCCCACCCGATTTCCCACCTATACTTATTTTTTTAAAAGCATTCAGATGTTGTTTGATCTCATCAATATCTATAGTCGGATGTAGCGCCTTTAATCTTTCCTCGTTTAATTGGATATCTATATGAAGGCTCTTTTTCTTAGGGCAGTAGATAATTACACCTACATTGAGGAACTCCTCTCGTTCTACCCTTGGTACAACGCGGATAATTGCATAATCAAATAAGTGTTTGTCTTGCATCTTTAACTTCGTTTACAATTACTGATGAATGCTTTACCCTGTTTTTGAGAAAGGCTCTATAGGCATTTTTATGTTCTTCCAGATTCGCAAATGGAGCGTCTTTCAACCAATCACCCGGGATAATATCAACTATATTATCTATCAGTTCTGGTGTAATAATCTGAGTAAACAACTTATCAGCTTCTTCTATCTTACCGGCTTT
This genomic interval from Pseudopedobacter saltans DSM 12145 contains the following:
- a CDS encoding SRPBCC family protein, whose translation is MKNESYTTTIVVDKDAKTVFNAVKNLKAWWSEDIEGDTDVLNETFFYHYKDVHLSKIKLIEIIPDKRLVYHVIDNQFNFTKDKSEWTNTKLVFDLSEDAAKTKVIFTHEGLVPLCECYNICNDAWTNYIKNSLYKLIVIGKGEPNPKDKDGFNAEIVKKWKLSAIA
- a CDS encoding GNAT family N-acetyltransferase, producing the protein MEIDIQPILTNDSLVVLPLAKADFKALYKVASDPKIWEQHPNKDRWKEHVFKIFFDGAIESKGAFKIIDKSSRKILGSTRFYNYDDKQNSIFMGYTFYATSCWEKE
- a CDS encoding glycoside hydrolase family 130 protein, whose product is MIRVTKEGVILRKTDFDFENESVLNPAIIREGDSLYLFYRAVRKGNYSSIGFCKLDGPLTVKERFDIPIMIPEFEYESHGIEDPRIVKIDDLYYMTYVAYNGTNALGALAISKDLKHFEKQGLIVPEIRINEFTAIVQPMDKVTNKYFTMNVGSGFLMNKDVVFFPRRINNKLYFMHRIKPEIQLVSVNSLQELTKEFWENYFNHFDENIMLKPRYSQELSYIGAGCPPIETNEGWLLIYHGVYGISGKYTYSVRVALLDLEDPRKVIAHLPYQLFKPANDYELSGIVNKVCFPTGTALFGDTLYIYYGAADQCIACASLSLSSLLGELVNVKIQNKKACSIKIKSIQHLTHNVLKIVTEKPPAFDFYPGQAAEISINKNGWENELRPFTFTSLPNENHLEFTIKTYPSHKGVTKQLLKLVENDEFILHEVFGTITYKGEGVFIAGGAGVTPFICIFRYLKSINKIGNNVLIFANRTKADIILQQELKNLLGKNFINILSQDKVLGYAQGRITKQFLKANVSDFSKKFYLCGPESMIDNVEKQLYDLGVNEKSIVKEEF
- a CDS encoding DUF3037 domain-containing protein, translated to MQDKHLFDYAIIRVVPRVEREEFLNVGVIIYCPKKKSLHIDIQLNEERLKALHPTIDIDEIKQHLNAFKKISIGGKSGGPIGELDAPSRFRWLTAKRSTIIQTSGVHPAFCDDLEDKLKEIIDEQVS